One genomic window of Granulicella arctica includes the following:
- a CDS encoding nuclear transport factor 2 family protein produces the protein MTEQVEKMLIVDMIGSERIARDGGHWDEMASYWHPESTVEVSWFQGSGSQFIEQTKKTIRPDSINFHQLSPATVTLNGTRAIVDMPCVLQNFSQLDGIDVNQAGHVHLLWRAARSTGDQWLIAGLRVYYVRDSLIACNPGQVLTLDDTKLAGYRLSYRYLSYVLDFLGNAVRDDLPGIDRPETVETLYASERQWLGA, from the coding sequence ATGACTGAGCAGGTTGAGAAGATGTTGATCGTCGATATGATCGGTAGTGAGCGGATTGCGCGGGACGGAGGACACTGGGACGAAATGGCATCCTACTGGCATCCCGAGTCGACTGTCGAAGTCTCCTGGTTTCAAGGAAGCGGGTCTCAGTTCATCGAGCAAACAAAGAAAACCATCCGCCCCGACTCTATTAACTTCCACCAACTGAGTCCCGCGACAGTGACACTTAATGGGACTCGTGCCATCGTCGATATGCCATGCGTGCTTCAGAACTTTTCGCAACTCGATGGTATCGACGTAAATCAGGCCGGCCATGTTCACCTTCTCTGGCGTGCTGCACGGTCGACCGGAGACCAGTGGCTTATAGCAGGTTTGCGTGTCTACTACGTAAGGGACTCGCTCATCGCTTGCAATCCCGGTCAAGTTCTTACGTTGGACGACACGAAGCTCGCCGGGTACAGGCTCTCTTACCGCTACCTGAGCTACGTTCTGGACTTTCTGGGCAATGCTGTTCGGGACGATCTCCCAGGTATCGACCGGCCCGAAACCGTGGAAACGCTTTATGCCTCAGAGCGCCAGTGGCTTGGTGCGTAG
- a CDS encoding CerR family C-terminal domain-containing protein, which translates to MNERGRTTHAKLLDVATGLFSERGFDGVSTREIANAAGTTLPSIAHHFGSKQGLYLAVFSSISEEMERQLSPVLAAATDALRDISMSHARALEVLQDLLRVHAKVLLLNRADWMALVVHEQLYPTEAQHSLSDFVEKRLMKTACRLIGILRSLPPAGQAVKLQAFMLVGRVLAFRAVRRSALGIMGWKSFTPSVVEAILVGLRDEVDAIFQSR; encoded by the coding sequence GTGAACGAGCGAGGAAGAACGACGCACGCAAAATTGCTCGATGTTGCAACCGGCTTGTTCAGTGAGCGTGGGTTTGATGGCGTCTCGACGAGGGAGATCGCAAACGCGGCCGGCACCACTTTGCCTTCCATCGCCCACCACTTCGGTTCTAAGCAAGGTCTATACCTGGCTGTTTTTAGTTCGATCTCCGAAGAGATGGAGAGGCAACTTAGCCCTGTTCTGGCTGCGGCAACCGATGCGCTGAGGGATATATCGATGTCTCATGCCAGAGCGCTAGAAGTCTTACAGGACCTACTGCGAGTTCACGCGAAGGTCCTGCTTCTAAACCGGGCGGACTGGATGGCGTTGGTCGTGCATGAGCAGCTGTATCCGACAGAGGCACAACACTCTCTGTCTGACTTTGTAGAAAAGCGTCTCATGAAAACGGCATGCCGGCTCATCGGCATCTTGCGCAGCCTGCCGCCAGCTGGACAAGCCGTGAAGCTTCAGGCATTCATGCTCGTCGGGCGAGTACTGGCGTTCCGTGCCGTGAGGAGGTCCGCGTTAGGAATAATGGGTTGGAAAAGCTTTACGCCGTCTGTTGTCGAGGCCATCCTTGTGGGGCTTCGAGATGAAGTCGATGCTATCTTTCAGTCCCGCTAA